A single region of the Arthrobacter sp. V1I7 genome encodes:
- a CDS encoding GNAT family N-acetyltransferase, whose protein sequence is MAIEYREWREGDDLALLEIWGDPETVQAGQFRATLAPSGNSPWRRCIVAEDVVDGVAIPVAAGVIHEASLHPERLWAYIEVDRQHRRAGVGSTLLTMLRREAEQSPSGVSRLRCKVEPGTPGAAFAAAAGLESIQRSRLIVVEPGALKLPVFGDGSEAAAAEQVEDLATGSVELSDVVGRYYTVAHAWDSPGDLGIATVQRLFLDELSGAHGAIVLRAPMSSAFGDGVPASKKGRIEAFAISYAELAPAAGEDTAQASSGQPTDVFLGHEPQLSLEEARAAVRDLLALIAFQHPVLLELDDSMTALLGVVEPLLHSGKARVQGAETLVVSDPA, encoded by the coding sequence ATGGCCATCGAATACCGTGAGTGGCGCGAGGGCGATGACCTTGCCCTGCTGGAAATCTGGGGCGACCCGGAAACAGTCCAGGCCGGACAGTTCCGCGCCACCCTGGCGCCCTCGGGCAACTCGCCGTGGCGCCGCTGCATCGTGGCCGAGGACGTCGTCGACGGCGTGGCGATTCCGGTCGCCGCCGGCGTGATCCACGAGGCCTCGCTGCACCCGGAACGGCTCTGGGCCTACATCGAAGTCGACCGGCAGCACCGCCGCGCCGGCGTCGGCTCCACGCTGCTGACCATGCTCCGGCGCGAAGCAGAGCAGTCGCCGTCGGGCGTTTCCCGGCTCCGGTGCAAGGTGGAACCGGGCACGCCCGGCGCTGCCTTCGCCGCGGCGGCGGGCCTGGAATCGATCCAGCGCTCCCGCCTCATCGTGGTGGAGCCTGGAGCCCTGAAGCTGCCGGTCTTTGGCGACGGTTCCGAGGCTGCCGCCGCCGAGCAGGTCGAGGACCTCGCCACCGGCTCGGTGGAGCTGAGCGACGTCGTGGGCCGGTATTACACGGTCGCGCACGCCTGGGACAGCCCCGGGGACCTGGGCATCGCCACCGTCCAGCGGTTGTTCCTGGATGAACTCAGCGGCGCCCACGGCGCGATCGTGCTGCGGGCTCCGATGTCCAGCGCCTTCGGCGACGGAGTCCCGGCCAGCAAGAAGGGCCGGATTGAGGCGTTTGCGATCAGCTACGCCGAGCTTGCCCCCGCCGCGGGGGAGGACACGGCGCAGGCTTCGTCCGGCCAGCCGACCGATGTCTTCCTGGGCCACGAGCCGCAGCTCTCGCTGGAGGAGGCCCGGGCCGCGGTGCGGGACCTGCTGGCACTGATTGCCTTCCAGCACCCGGTGTTGCTGGAACTGGACGATTCCATGACGGCGCTGCTCGGCGTCGTCGAGCCGCTGCTGCACAGCGGCAAGGCCCGGGTCCAGGGTGCCGAGACCCTGGTCGTCTCCGACCCGGCCTAA
- a CDS encoding alpha/beta hydrolase, whose amino-acid sequence MTHAVAFPAPPIVLWSQPEEERAGKPLLVLLHGYGANEQDLLSVADMLPREFAVASVRAPLVSGAGFTWFPLTASIDYSLDAVKAASGYALDWIDSVKANHPSVTLLGFSMGMAMATTMLRQRPADFAAVVGLSGFAVDADSDPSFRDAELDGTVPMFWGRDQQDPVITPDKIDFTMGWVRKHVKLTKVLYTGMWHGINQQEVGHVSEFLTHEVLNK is encoded by the coding sequence ATGACTCACGCCGTTGCCTTTCCCGCGCCGCCCATTGTCCTGTGGTCCCAGCCCGAGGAGGAGCGCGCCGGCAAGCCGCTCCTCGTCCTGCTGCACGGCTACGGGGCCAACGAACAGGACCTGCTCAGCGTGGCGGACATGCTTCCCCGGGAATTCGCGGTGGCGTCCGTGCGCGCCCCCCTCGTCTCCGGCGCCGGCTTCACCTGGTTCCCGCTGACGGCTTCCATCGATTATTCGCTCGACGCCGTCAAAGCCGCTTCAGGGTATGCGCTGGACTGGATCGACTCCGTCAAGGCCAACCATCCCTCGGTGACGCTGCTGGGCTTCTCGATGGGCATGGCCATGGCCACTACGATGCTGCGACAGCGTCCCGCGGACTTCGCCGCCGTCGTCGGGCTGTCCGGATTTGCCGTTGACGCCGATTCGGACCCGAGCTTCCGCGACGCCGAACTCGACGGAACCGTGCCGATGTTCTGGGGCCGCGACCAGCAGGACCCGGTGATCACGCCGGACAAGATCGACTTCACCATGGGCTGGGTGCGAAAGCACGTAAAGCTGACCAAGGTGCTCTACACCGGAATGTGGCATGGCATCAACCAGCAGGAAGTGGGCCATGTCTCCGAGTTCCTCACCCACGAAGTGCTGAACAAATAG
- the dusB gene encoding tRNA dihydrouridine synthase DusB translates to MTVVATPPAPKLELPPLKLGHLTVDTPVILAPMAGITNSAFRRLCREYGGGLYVAEMVTSRALVERTPESLRIISHDDDEKVRSVQLYGVDPVTVGQAVRMLVEEDRADHIDLNFGCPVPKVTRRGGGSALPWKIDLFTSIVRTAVKEASRGNVPLTIKMRKGIDEDHLTYLDAGRIARDSGVAAVALHGRTAAQFYSGQADWSAIARLREALPDIPVLGNGDIWSAEDAVRMVRETGVDGVVIGRGCQGRPWLFGDLMAAFEGSDERHKPDLRQVAEGVYRHAELMVETFGNDEGKALREIRKHMAWYFKGYVVGSELRTKLAMVTSLEVLRGTLDQLDLESPYPGVDAEGPRGRAGSPKKPALPKDWLLDRNMDADQSREICHAELDVSGG, encoded by the coding sequence GTGACTGTTGTAGCAACGCCTCCCGCCCCCAAGCTGGAACTCCCGCCCCTGAAGCTGGGCCACCTCACGGTGGACACCCCCGTGATCCTGGCCCCGATGGCGGGTATCACCAACTCCGCCTTCCGCAGGCTGTGCCGTGAATACGGCGGCGGCCTGTACGTCGCGGAGATGGTCACCTCGCGCGCCCTCGTGGAGCGCACGCCCGAATCACTGCGCATCATTTCGCACGACGACGACGAGAAAGTCCGGTCCGTCCAGCTGTACGGCGTGGATCCGGTGACCGTCGGCCAGGCCGTACGGATGCTCGTCGAGGAGGACCGGGCAGACCATATCGACCTCAACTTCGGCTGCCCGGTGCCCAAGGTGACCCGGCGCGGTGGCGGTTCGGCCCTGCCCTGGAAGATCGACCTGTTCACCTCGATCGTCCGGACCGCCGTGAAGGAAGCCTCCAGGGGCAACGTCCCGCTGACCATCAAGATGCGCAAAGGCATCGATGAGGACCACCTCACCTACCTTGACGCCGGCCGGATCGCCCGCGATTCCGGGGTCGCCGCCGTCGCGCTCCACGGCCGCACGGCGGCCCAGTTCTACTCCGGCCAGGCCGACTGGTCCGCGATCGCCCGGCTGCGCGAGGCGCTGCCGGATATCCCGGTGCTCGGCAACGGCGACATCTGGTCCGCCGAGGACGCGGTCCGCATGGTCCGCGAGACCGGCGTCGATGGCGTCGTCATCGGACGCGGCTGCCAGGGCCGCCCGTGGCTGTTCGGCGACCTCATGGCCGCCTTCGAAGGCAGCGACGAGCGCCATAAGCCGGACCTGCGCCAGGTGGCGGAAGGTGTGTACCGCCACGCTGAGCTCATGGTCGAAACCTTCGGCAACGATGAAGGCAAGGCGCTCCGCGAGATCCGCAAGCACATGGCCTGGTATTTCAAGGGCTATGTGGTCGGCAGTGAACTGCGGACCAAACTGGCGATGGTGACCAGCCTCGAAGTGCTCCGCGGAACGCTGGACCAGCTGGACCTTGAGTCGCCGTACCCCGGTGTTGACGCCGAAGGCCCCCGCGGCCGCGCAGGCTCGCCCAAGAAGCCCGCCCTG
- a CDS encoding DMT family transporter, protein MTHTPRLPLLAGLPLAVAAGLLIPVQGRINGALGVALADGIAAAVVSFSTGLVVITAVSLLLPKGRAGLARILPAVRNREFPPYYVLAGCIGAFFVFTQSFTVGLLGVALFTVAAVTGQTLSGLLVDRMGIGPAGKKPITGIRVLGSILTVAAVAWAVSPRLGGAGSELVQLLAPVLLPVLAGFLMSFQQAMNGTATVHYGTPITATLVNFVSGTTVLWLAWLVKLAVAGAGNPLPGQWWYYLGGPMGCVFIAVGALLVRSLGVLVTGLGMISGQLLGSLGLDLAFPAPGTVVALPTVLGTMLTLAAIILATLPWPKGALKR, encoded by the coding sequence ATGACCCACACACCCCGACTGCCGCTCCTCGCCGGCCTGCCACTGGCCGTCGCGGCCGGTCTCCTCATCCCCGTCCAGGGCAGGATCAACGGCGCGCTGGGCGTGGCGCTCGCGGACGGCATCGCCGCGGCCGTGGTCAGCTTCAGCACGGGGCTGGTGGTGATCACCGCGGTCTCGTTGCTGCTGCCGAAGGGCCGGGCCGGCCTGGCGCGGATCCTGCCGGCCGTCCGGAACCGGGAGTTCCCGCCGTACTACGTCCTCGCCGGCTGCATCGGGGCGTTCTTCGTGTTCACCCAGTCCTTCACCGTGGGCCTGCTCGGTGTCGCACTGTTCACCGTGGCGGCGGTGACCGGCCAGACGTTGAGCGGGCTGCTGGTCGACCGGATGGGGATCGGTCCCGCCGGCAAGAAGCCGATCACCGGCATCAGGGTGCTGGGCAGCATCCTGACCGTCGCCGCCGTCGCCTGGGCCGTGTCCCCGCGGCTCGGCGGAGCGGGTTCGGAGCTCGTGCAGCTGCTCGCTCCGGTGCTTCTGCCGGTACTCGCCGGCTTCCTGATGAGCTTCCAGCAGGCCATGAACGGCACGGCGACGGTCCACTACGGCACCCCGATCACCGCCACCCTGGTGAACTTCGTCTCCGGCACGACCGTGCTGTGGCTTGCCTGGCTGGTCAAGCTCGCAGTCGCCGGCGCCGGCAATCCGCTGCCGGGGCAGTGGTGGTACTACCTCGGCGGGCCGATGGGCTGCGTCTTCATCGCCGTGGGCGCCCTGCTGGTGCGCAGCCTCGGCGTGCTCGTGACGGGACTCGGCATGATTTCCGGCCAGCTGCTGGGCTCGCTCGGGCTGGACCTGGCCTTCCCCGCGCCGGGCACCGTGGTGGCGCTGCCAACCGTGCTGGGAACCATGCTGACCCTCGCCGCCATCATCCTGGCCACGCTGCCCTGGCCAAAGGGCGCCCTGAAGCGGTGA
- a CDS encoding SHOCT domain-containing protein, with product MNNLFFWLIVLSFLVPMALRLYRKSVRGRNQNQGKPGGFLGKFGQFPGDSSGSYPGQQNNQPRDGFTQRDYFGGFGQLGAPQQPIPPANQPYPGEQFPGQPYPGQPGQPYPGQPGYPPQGYQSPVPYEDSPEYPGNRPQPSQQPDRQQPAQPQSGPRPSGPSVPPPPSAPQGFRARKLAELDQRYSDGELTMEDYMAQRAEIMKG from the coding sequence GTGAACAATTTGTTCTTCTGGCTCATCGTTCTGTCCTTCCTGGTCCCTATGGCGTTGCGCCTGTACCGGAAATCCGTGCGCGGCAGGAACCAGAACCAGGGCAAGCCCGGCGGGTTCCTGGGGAAGTTCGGTCAATTTCCCGGAGACAGTTCCGGAAGCTATCCCGGCCAGCAGAACAACCAGCCCAGGGACGGCTTCACCCAGCGGGACTACTTCGGCGGCTTCGGCCAACTGGGCGCCCCTCAGCAGCCCATCCCGCCGGCGAACCAGCCGTACCCCGGCGAGCAGTTCCCGGGCCAGCCGTACCCCGGCCAGCCCGGCCAGCCGTACCCCGGCCAGCCCGGCTACCCGCCGCAGGGTTATCAGTCCCCCGTCCCCTACGAGGACAGCCCGGAGTACCCAGGCAACCGGCCCCAGCCCAGCCAGCAGCCAGACCGGCAACAGCCCGCCCAGCCCCAGTCCGGCCCGCGGCCGTCCGGCCCGTCGGTGCCCCCGCCGCCGTCGGCCCCGCAGGGCTTCCGGGCGCGGAAGCTGGCGGAACTCGACCAGCGGTACAGCGACGGTGAACTGACCATGGAGGACTACATGGCCCAGCGCGCGGAGATCATGAAGGGCTAA
- a CDS encoding alpha/beta hydrolase yields the protein MAIRKEDDREAQEAGSGAAAKAVLSVAPARGETRGVALVLHGGTANSYEFVRGRHLSPARMVPFAQTLRARGGLHGLSVWTLRNRYRGWNGADMSPVQDARWALSHIRREHPDLPVYLLGHSMGGLTALCVADDPQVRAVVALAPWLNRDTPVQRVAGRRVLIVHGTEDRWTSPSNSLAYARRPKGVAESVDYVSLTGAGHFMVRRLGLWNSLASGYILDAFADDSGAEVQRSREAFRTLLPAARASLPVVL from the coding sequence GTGGCGATACGCAAGGAAGACGACCGTGAAGCCCAAGAAGCAGGTTCCGGAGCCGCAGCGAAGGCCGTGCTGAGCGTTGCCCCGGCCCGCGGCGAAACCCGGGGTGTCGCTCTGGTCCTGCACGGGGGCACGGCCAACAGCTATGAATTCGTCCGGGGCCGGCATCTCAGCCCGGCCCGGATGGTTCCGTTCGCCCAGACCCTCCGGGCCAGGGGCGGGCTGCACGGTCTGTCCGTGTGGACCCTCCGGAACCGGTACCGCGGCTGGAACGGGGCGGACATGTCCCCCGTCCAGGATGCCCGCTGGGCCCTTTCCCACATCCGCCGGGAACATCCGGACCTGCCCGTCTACCTGCTGGGCCACTCGATGGGCGGATTGACTGCGCTGTGCGTTGCCGATGATCCGCAGGTGCGGGCCGTGGTTGCCCTTGCCCCCTGGCTGAACCGCGACACCCCGGTGCAGCGCGTCGCCGGGCGCCGGGTGCTGATCGTCCACGGCACCGAGGACCGCTGGACCAGTCCTTCTAACTCGCTGGCCTACGCCCGGCGCCCCAAGGGCGTCGCGGAGTCAGTGGACTACGTGTCACTGACAGGGGCGGGGCACTTCATGGTCCGCCGGCTGGGCCTCTGGAACTCACTCGCCAGCGGCTACATCCTGGACGCGTTCGCTGACGACAGCGGCGCCGAGGTGCAGCGCAGCAGGGAGGCCTTCCGCACCCTCCTGCCGGCCGCCCGCGCCAGCCTCCCGGTGGTCCTGTGA
- a CDS encoding winged helix DNA-binding domain-containing protein, whose amino-acid sequence MDADDVVRLRLRRQQLREPFAATAEDALQNLLAVQSQEFPYARWSLAQRTVGGSAAGIEQAVSEGTVLRTHILRPTWHFVHRDDLRWLLALSAPRLHQGNAGMYRRTGIDAANATRSSDVLAGAVAGGAHKTREQLAAELRRAGFGAEGLELAYRIMFAEAGGVLVSGSPVRSAGGALKQTYALFDERVPSAPAGLMDRTRALAELARRYFTSRGPATEKDCADWSGLTRSDVRTGLHLARETAPGALETATVDGVACYFSPAPDAGGGASGPGRLDLIQCYDEYVMGYWKTRHFLGGPAPFVPVAGEPLHLVLRNGRLAGAWRHNLVRGRCELDIRLDSDHHPDDEHEISRAVAAYGRFLGMPAVRL is encoded by the coding sequence ATGGACGCCGACGACGTCGTTCGGCTGCGGCTCCGCCGGCAGCAGCTGCGCGAGCCGTTCGCCGCGACGGCCGAGGACGCGCTGCAGAATCTCCTCGCGGTGCAGTCCCAGGAGTTCCCGTACGCGCGCTGGTCGCTGGCGCAGCGCACCGTGGGCGGCTCGGCCGCCGGGATCGAACAGGCGGTGTCCGAGGGCACCGTCCTGCGCACCCACATCCTGCGGCCCACCTGGCACTTCGTGCACCGGGACGATCTGCGCTGGCTCCTGGCGCTCTCGGCCCCCCGCCTGCATCAGGGCAACGCCGGGATGTACCGCCGCACCGGGATCGACGCCGCCAACGCGACCAGGAGCAGCGACGTCCTGGCCGGCGCCGTGGCGGGCGGCGCGCACAAAACGCGGGAGCAGCTCGCGGCTGAACTCCGCAGGGCCGGGTTCGGCGCCGAAGGCCTGGAGCTCGCCTACCGGATCATGTTCGCCGAGGCCGGCGGCGTCCTGGTCAGCGGTTCCCCCGTGCGCAGCGCCGGCGGAGCGCTCAAGCAAACGTATGCCCTCTTTGACGAGCGGGTCCCCTCCGCACCGGCCGGCCTGATGGACCGGACGCGGGCGCTGGCTGAGCTGGCCCGCCGGTACTTCACCAGCCGAGGCCCCGCGACGGAAAAGGACTGCGCCGACTGGTCCGGACTGACACGCTCGGACGTCCGGACAGGGCTGCATCTCGCCCGGGAGACAGCCCCCGGAGCACTCGAAACTGCAACGGTCGACGGCGTCGCCTGCTACTTCAGCCCCGCCCCGGACGCCGGGGGCGGCGCCAGCGGGCCGGGTCGCCTTGACCTGATCCAGTGCTACGACGAATACGTGATGGGGTATTGGAAGACGCGGCATTTCCTCGGCGGGCCGGCACCGTTCGTGCCCGTTGCCGGCGAGCCTCTGCATCTGGTCCTGCGGAACGGCCGGCTCGCCGGGGCCTGGCGGCACAACCTGGTCCGCGGACGGTGCGAGCTCGACATCCGGCTGGACTCCGACCACCACCCCGATGATGAGCACGAGATCAGCCGGGCGGTGGCGGCCTACGGCAGGTTCCTGGGGATGCCGGCTGTCCGGCTGTAA
- a CDS encoding glycine--tRNA ligase, producing MAAKSVLDQIISLAKRRGFVFQAGEIYGGSRSAWDYGPLGAELKENIKRQWWQSVVRGREDVVGLDSSVILPRQVWEASGHVDVFSDPLVECLSCHKRYRADHLLEEFEEKKGRPAENGLKDIACANCGTRGEWTEPQEFSGLLKTYLGPVASDEGLHYLRPETAQGIFVNFSNVLTTSRKKPPFGIGQIGKSFRNEITPGNFIFRTREFEQMEMEFFVEPGTDEQWHEYWMKERMSWYTSLGIREENLRFFEHPLDKLSHYSKGTTDIEYRFGFQGSEWGELEGIANRTDFDLSTHAKASGTDLSYFNQATNERYTPYVIEPAAGLTRSFMAFMIDAYTEDEAPNAKGGVDIRTVLKLDPRLAPVKAAVLPLSRNEDLSPKAKDLAAQLRRNWNIEFDDAGAIGRRYRRQDEIGTPFCITVDFETLDDQAVTIRERDTMSQDRVSLDKVEGYLAARLIGA from the coding sequence ATGGCAGCAAAATCCGTCCTCGACCAGATCATTTCCCTCGCCAAGCGCAGGGGTTTCGTATTCCAGGCCGGTGAAATCTATGGTGGCTCACGTTCTGCCTGGGATTACGGGCCCCTCGGCGCCGAGCTCAAGGAAAACATCAAGCGCCAGTGGTGGCAGTCGGTCGTCCGCGGCCGCGAAGACGTCGTGGGCCTGGACTCCTCGGTCATCCTGCCCCGCCAGGTCTGGGAAGCCTCCGGACACGTCGACGTCTTCTCCGACCCGCTGGTCGAGTGCCTCTCCTGCCACAAGCGCTACCGCGCGGACCACCTCCTGGAGGAATTCGAGGAAAAGAAGGGCCGCCCCGCCGAGAACGGCCTCAAGGACATCGCCTGCGCCAACTGCGGCACCCGCGGGGAATGGACCGAGCCGCAGGAATTCTCCGGCCTGCTCAAGACCTACCTGGGCCCCGTCGCCAGCGACGAGGGCCTGCACTACCTGCGCCCCGAGACCGCCCAGGGCATCTTCGTGAACTTCAGCAACGTGCTCACCACGTCCCGGAAGAAGCCGCCGTTCGGCATCGGCCAGATCGGCAAGTCGTTCCGCAACGAGATCACGCCGGGCAACTTCATCTTCCGCACCCGCGAGTTCGAGCAGATGGAAATGGAATTCTTCGTCGAGCCCGGCACGGATGAGCAGTGGCACGAGTACTGGATGAAGGAGCGCATGTCCTGGTACACCTCCCTCGGCATCCGCGAGGAAAACCTGCGGTTCTTCGAGCACCCGCTGGACAAGCTCAGCCACTACTCCAAGGGCACCACGGACATCGAGTACCGCTTCGGCTTCCAGGGCTCGGAGTGGGGCGAGCTCGAAGGCATCGCCAACCGCACCGACTTCGATCTCTCCACGCACGCCAAGGCCTCCGGCACGGACCTGAGTTACTTCAACCAGGCCACCAACGAGCGCTACACACCGTACGTGATCGAACCGGCGGCCGGCCTCACCCGCTCCTTCATGGCGTTCATGATCGACGCGTATACCGAGGACGAGGCACCCAACGCCAAGGGTGGCGTCGACATCCGCACCGTGCTCAAGCTCGATCCGCGGCTCGCGCCGGTCAAGGCAGCGGTGCTGCCGCTGAGCCGCAACGAGGACCTGTCGCCGAAGGCCAAGGACCTCGCCGCCCAGCTGCGCAGGAACTGGAACATCGAGTTCGACGACGCCGGCGCCATCGGCCGCCGCTACCGCCGCCAGGACGAGATAGGAACCCCGTTCTGCATCACGGTGGACTTTGAAACGCTCGACGACCAGGCCGTGACCATCCGCGAACGCGACACCATGAGCCAGGACCGCGTCTCGCTGGACAAGGTTGAAGGCTACCTGGCCGCACGGTTGATCGGCGCCTGA
- a CDS encoding SGNH/GDSL hydrolase family protein gives MDNSSVGAVRHPWSRYVAMGDSFTEGIGDPEPASPGGYRGWADRVAEELSRGHEDFAYANLAVRGRLLQQIVDQQLAPCLSLRPDLVTLSAGGNDLLRPGGDPDVLAEKLDSVVQILSLAGATVVLFNGPDTGSSVLGRIRSKVAIYNENLRTVAARHDAVIADMWSLRQLNDPRMWEPDRLHFSPLGHHTIAAMVLDSLNVQHTLEPLSPKPLPPRSWREARTGDLVWAREHLVPWVIRRLRHRSSGDGMTAKRPLPGPVFGPGVPLGSGEGPPGASEAVRS, from the coding sequence ATGGACAATTCATCAGTAGGCGCCGTCAGGCACCCGTGGAGCCGGTACGTGGCCATGGGTGACTCCTTCACTGAAGGCATCGGCGATCCCGAACCGGCGAGTCCGGGCGGTTACCGGGGCTGGGCGGACCGCGTGGCCGAGGAACTGAGCCGCGGCCACGAAGACTTTGCCTATGCCAACCTGGCCGTCCGCGGCCGGCTCCTGCAGCAAATCGTCGACCAGCAGTTGGCGCCCTGCCTGTCCCTCAGGCCGGACCTCGTGACCCTTTCCGCCGGCGGGAACGACCTGCTCCGGCCCGGCGGCGATCCGGACGTGCTGGCGGAGAAGCTGGACTCGGTGGTGCAGATCCTGAGCCTGGCCGGCGCCACGGTGGTCCTGTTCAACGGCCCGGACACGGGCTCTTCCGTACTGGGGCGGATCCGCAGCAAGGTGGCCATCTATAACGAGAACCTCCGCACCGTCGCCGCCCGGCACGACGCCGTGATCGCGGACATGTGGTCCTTGCGGCAGCTGAACGATCCCCGGATGTGGGAACCGGACCGGCTGCATTTCTCGCCGCTGGGACACCACACGATCGCGGCCATGGTGCTCGACTCGCTGAATGTCCAGCACACCCTGGAGCCGCTGTCCCCCAAGCCGCTTCCGCCCCGCAGCTGGCGCGAAGCCCGTACCGGGGACCTGGTCTGGGCGCGTGAACACTTAGTGCCGTGGGTGATCCGCCGCCTGCGGCACCGGTCATCCGGCGACGGCATGACGGCCAAGCGCCCCCTGCCGGGTCCGGTCTTCGGCCCCGGGGTGCCCCTGGGCTCGGGCGAAGGCCCGCCGGGCGCCTCGGAAGCGGTGCGGTCCTGA
- a CDS encoding RNA-binding S4 domain-containing protein, giving the protein MSNPEIEEIPIRDDMIRLGQLLKLANLVEDGVQAAELIKGGLVKVNGDIDDRRGRQLHHGDTVTVSGRTVRISTPAGA; this is encoded by the coding sequence ATGAGCAACCCGGAAATTGAAGAAATCCCCATCCGCGACGACATGATCCGGCTGGGTCAGCTGCTGAAGCTGGCCAACCTCGTCGAGGACGGCGTGCAGGCGGCGGAGCTGATCAAGGGCGGGCTCGTCAAGGTCAACGGTGATATCGATGACCGCCGTGGCCGCCAGCTCCACCACGGTGACACAGTGACCGTGAGCGGCCGTACCGTGCGGATCAGCACCCCCGCCGGCGCCTAG
- a CDS encoding YibE/F family protein: MGAGHSHAPTEHAAPTPQALAARKKANWILAAVLIPLTLLTLAAMVMLWPSGSKEGITLASPYAAAPGVTFDTGKIQRVVTGNCMDVAQPGGQAGASGQVPAAGEGAQQGSVCTFAFTEPDTGGNPVKVVINPDIAKSHGVKVGDNIRYLNLSKAQGASEAQGTPAYVFVDFVRTLPIIFLAVLYAVVVIAVARWRGLRALIGLVGAYAVLVTFMLPGLVEGKPPLLLAMVGSTVIMIGVLYFAHGFSARTSTALLGTMFGLGITALLAAWATDAANLAGVGSHDAAALTNISDNISISGIILCGLIISGLGVLNDVTITQSSAVWELWELAPETSARQLFSSAMRIGRDHIASTVYTIAFAYAGAALPVLILVMLYERPLGDALTSAELSEEVIRTLVGSVGLVLAIPVTTLIAVLVVKATGVKGPALRSATTMARGSTPAPAPGAAVAPAAVAPATVADTGSADGDGPATGASDAVTPDGVGPDGFTADSGPTPPETRRGRRAAARG, translated from the coding sequence ATGGGTGCCGGACATTCACACGCTCCCACGGAACACGCGGCGCCGACGCCCCAGGCGCTCGCGGCCCGGAAGAAGGCGAACTGGATCCTGGCCGCCGTCCTGATCCCGCTGACCCTGCTGACGCTTGCGGCGATGGTCATGCTCTGGCCCTCCGGCAGCAAGGAGGGCATTACGCTGGCCAGCCCCTACGCCGCCGCGCCCGGGGTCACCTTCGACACCGGCAAGATCCAGCGCGTCGTTACCGGCAACTGCATGGACGTCGCCCAGCCCGGCGGGCAGGCTGGCGCTTCGGGCCAGGTCCCGGCCGCCGGGGAGGGCGCCCAGCAGGGCTCCGTGTGCACCTTCGCGTTCACCGAGCCGGACACGGGCGGCAACCCGGTCAAGGTGGTCATCAACCCCGACATCGCCAAATCCCACGGCGTCAAGGTCGGGGACAACATCCGCTACCTGAATCTATCCAAGGCCCAGGGTGCGTCCGAGGCCCAGGGCACCCCGGCGTACGTCTTCGTCGACTTCGTCCGGACCCTGCCGATCATTTTCCTGGCGGTGCTGTACGCCGTCGTCGTCATTGCCGTGGCACGCTGGCGCGGGCTGCGGGCACTGATCGGGCTGGTCGGTGCCTACGCCGTGCTGGTGACCTTCATGCTGCCCGGGCTGGTGGAAGGCAAACCGCCGCTCCTGCTGGCAATGGTGGGATCCACCGTGATCATGATCGGGGTGCTCTACTTCGCCCACGGCTTCTCCGCCCGGACCTCGACGGCGCTGCTCGGCACCATGTTCGGGCTCGGCATCACCGCCCTGCTGGCGGCGTGGGCCACCGACGCCGCCAACCTCGCCGGGGTCGGCAGCCACGATGCCGCCGCACTGACCAATATTTCGGACAACATTTCGATCTCCGGCATCATCCTCTGCGGTCTCATCATTTCCGGCCTCGGGGTCCTCAACGATGTCACCATCACGCAGTCCTCCGCCGTCTGGGAGCTGTGGGAACTCGCCCCGGAAACTTCCGCCCGGCAGCTGTTCTCCTCGGCGATGCGGATCGGCCGGGACCACATCGCCTCGACGGTCTACACCATCGCTTTCGCCTACGCCGGCGCGGCCCTGCCGGTCCTGATCCTGGTGATGCTCTACGAGCGGCCGCTCGGCGACGCCCTGACGAGCGCAGAGCTCTCCGAGGAAGTGATCCGCACCCTGGTCGGTTCGGTCGGACTGGTGCTGGCCATCCCGGTCACCACGCTGATCGCGGTGCTGGTTGTCAAGGCAACCGGGGTAAAAGGACCTGCTCTCAGGAGCGCGACGACGATGGCGCGTGGCAGCACCCCCGCTCCCGCGCCGGGCGCGGCCGTCGCGCCCGCGGCCGTCGCGCCCGCCACGGTTGCCGACACGGGCTCCGCGGACGGGGACGGTCCCGCCACGGGCGCTTCCGACGCCGTCACTCCCGACGGTGTAGGGCCCGACGGCTTCACTGCCGACAGCGGGCCCACGCCCCCGGAAACCCGCCGCGGACGGCGGGCGGCGGCACGGGGCTGA